Below is a window of Nocardioides sp. S-1144 DNA.
GACGGCGGCGGCGAGGAAGGCCTGGGAGAGGTAGTAGAAGATGTCGCCCGGGACGTCGAGCCAGCCGTCGACCTGGCGGCCCGGCAGCGTGAGGCCGCCGAGCGCGAAGACCTGGAGCATGGTCTTGATCTTGCCGCTGCGGGCGGCCGCGATGACGACGTCCTTGGCGACGCTGAGGCGGAGCAGGGTCACCGACCACTCCCGGAGCAGCACGACGATCGTCACCGCCCACCAGATGTCGCCGGTGACCGACAGCGCGACGAACGCCATCCCGGTCATCGCCTTGTCGGCGATCGGGTCGGCGATCTTGCCGAAGTCGGTGACCAGCCCGCGGGACCGGGCGATGTCGCCGTCGACCTTGTCGGTGATCATCGCGACGGCGAAGACGCCCCACGCCAGGGTCCGCCACAGGATCGAGTCGTGGTCGTGGCCCAGCAGGAACCAGCCGTAGACCGGCACCAGGACGATCCGTAGCATGGTCAGGGCGTTCGGGAGGTTCCAGTTGCTCACCGGCCTCGCGGACGCCGACCCGTCGGCCCCCGCGACGCCGTCGGTCATCGAGCGGCCCCGGTCGGCCGGGCCACGAGGTCGACCCCGTCGGTGCCGGTCACGACCGCCGGGACGAGGTCGCCCACCGCCCACGAGCCCTCGGTCAGCGTCGTGGTGCCGTCGACCTCCGGGCCCTGGAAGTCGGCGCGGCCCTCGGCCGAGCCGTCCTCGACGTCCTCGACGAGGACGACGACGTGCTCGCCGATCCGCTCCTCGGCGCGCTGGGCGTTGAGCTCCTCGACCAGCGCGGTGACCCGCTGGGTGCGCTCCCACACCTCGTCCGGGTCGAGCTTGACCGACTCCTCGAAGCCGGCGGCCTCGGTGCCGTCCTCGTCGGAGTAGCCGAACACGCCGGTGACGTCCATGCGCGCGGCCTCGAGGAAGTCGCAGAGCACCTGGAGGTCCTCGTCGGTCTCGCCGGGGAACCCGACGATGACGTTGGAGCGCACCCCGGCCTCCGGGGCGAGGGCGCGGACCCGCTCGAGCAGCCCGAGGAAGCTCTCGGGGTCGCCGAAGCGACGCATCCGGCGCAGCACCGTGGGGCTGGCGTGCTGGAAGGACAGGTCGAAGTACGGCGTGACGCCGGGCGTCGTGGCGATCGCCTCGATCAGCCCCGGCCGGGTCTCGGCGGGCTGCAGGTAGGAGACCCGGACCCGCTCGATGCCGTCGATGGAGGTGAGCTCGGGCAGCAGCGTCTCGAGCAGCCGCAGGTCGCCGAGGTCCTTGCCGTAGGACGTGGAGTTCTCCGAGACGAGGAAGAGCTCGCGCACGCCCTCGCCGGCCAGCCAGCGGGCCTCGGCGATGACGTCGGAGGGGCGGCGGCTGACGAACGAGCCGCGGAAGCTGGGGATCGCGCAGAAGGTGCAGCGCCGGTCGCAGCCGCTGGCGAGCTTCAGCGGGGCCAGCGGCCCGGACTCCAGGCGCGAGCGCGGGGTCACGACCGGCGTCGTCTGCGGCCGCTGGCGCTCGACGGGGCTGATCGGCAGCAGCAGTCGCCGGTCGGACGGCGTGTGGGCGTGGTGGGTCTCCCCCGCCACGATCGAGCGCAGGCGGCCGGCGATGTCGGTGTAGTCGTCGAAGCCGAGGACGGCGTCGGCCTCGGGCAGGGACGCGGCGAGGTCCTTGCCGTACCGCTCGGCCATGCAGCCGACGGCGACGACGGCGCGGGCCTGGCCGCCGTGGCCGGCGTCCAGCTTCAGGTCGGCCGCCTCGAGCAGCGCGTCGACGGAGTCCTTCTTGGCCTGCTCGACGAAGCCGCAGGTGTTGACCACCACGGTGTCGGCCTGTGCGGGGTCCTCGACGAGGCGGAACCCGTCGGCGGCGAGCCGCCCGGCGAGCTCTTCGGAGTCGACCTCGTTGCGCGCACACCCCAGGGTGAGCATCGCGACGGTCAGGGTCTCGGCAGGGTCGGACTGGGTGTGGGTCGTCATGGCTGCCTCCGAGTATGACGGTGCCGCACGGTCACGGCCGAAATGGGCGTGACCGCCGGCCCCCGAGGGTGCCGGCGGTCACGGTGGGCGTCGCTACTCGGGCGCGGCCACGAAGGTCCGCTGGGCGCGCTCGCCCGAGGCGCCGAGGGCGCCCTTGTCGTCGCCGTCGACGGAGACGGTCAGGCCGCCGTCGCTGGACTCGAGGCGCACGGGCGGGGCCACCGTGACCCGGGCGGTCTGCATGAAGGCGACGTCCTCGTCGAAGACGACCTTGCCGCTGCCGTCGCGGACGGTCACCCGGGCGCCGCCGGTCGCGGCGGTGAAGGTGACCGGCACCTTGGTCACCGAGGAGCCGCTGAGCTGGGCGCGGCCGCTGGGCGAGCCGTTGAGCACCGGCTGGTCGGAGGGCTGGATCGGCCCGTCCATCACCAGCCGGGCCACGGACCACAGCAGCACGACCGCCATCACCGCGGCCACCAGGATCGACCAGTTGAGCCGGCCGCGGGTCCCGCGGATCGGGCCGCCGGCCCCGGTGGCGAGCTCGGCCTCGAAGACCCGCCTGGGGTCGATCGG
It encodes the following:
- the pgsA gene encoding CDP-diacylglycerol--glycerol-3-phosphate 3-phosphatidyltransferase, with protein sequence MTDGVAGADGSASARPVSNWNLPNALTMLRIVLVPVYGWFLLGHDHDSILWRTLAWGVFAVAMITDKVDGDIARSRGLVTDFGKIADPIADKAMTGMAFVALSVTGDIWWAVTIVVLLREWSVTLLRLSVAKDVVIAAARSGKIKTMLQVFALGGLTLPGRQVDGWLDVPGDIFYYLSQAFLAAAVAMTLWSGYEFFRDYARQRRQTSVG
- the rimO gene encoding 30S ribosomal protein S12 methylthiotransferase RimO translates to MTVAMLTLGCARNEVDSEELAGRLAADGFRLVEDPAQADTVVVNTCGFVEQAKKDSVDALLEAADLKLDAGHGGQARAVVAVGCMAERYGKDLAASLPEADAVLGFDDYTDIAGRLRSIVAGETHHAHTPSDRRLLLPISPVERQRPQTTPVVTPRSRLESGPLAPLKLASGCDRRCTFCAIPSFRGSFVSRRPSDVIAEARWLAGEGVRELFLVSENSTSYGKDLGDLRLLETLLPELTSIDGIERVRVSYLQPAETRPGLIEAIATTPGVTPYFDLSFQHASPTVLRRMRRFGDPESFLGLLERVRALAPEAGVRSNVIVGFPGETDEDLQVLCDFLEAARMDVTGVFGYSDEDGTEAAGFEESVKLDPDEVWERTQRVTALVEELNAQRAEERIGEHVVVLVEDVEDGSAEGRADFQGPEVDGTTTLTEGSWAVGDLVPAVVTGTDGVDLVARPTGAAR